From Longimicrobiaceae bacterium:
GGGAGGAGATCGAGGCCGAGCTCGCGGCGTGGGGCCGCTGGGAAGAGATCCCCGAGGACGACGGCCGCTCCGTGCGGGCATGGGTCGACCCCGACCCGGTCCCCGTTCCGATCCGGCGTCCGCGGCGCCGCCGCCTGCTCCCCGATGCAGTGCGGATGCTGCGGCAGCGGCGCCTCGATGCGTGGTCGCGCGAGGGCGCGCCGCCGCAGGCTTCCCCCGCTCCGGCCACCTCGCCGCTGCCGAAGCCGAAGGGGAGCCGCAGGGCATGGGAGTGCGAGATCCGGCGGGAGCGGCGCAGGCGGCGGTTCGAGCGGATGGCCCGCGCCCACGCACTCGTCCACCCGACCCACGCCGAGCACGCCCGCACCCAGACCCACTGACCCTTCACGGGGCCCGGCCGCCACCGGCCGGGCCGAGGCGAGCCCATGTCCGAGATCCCCACGCCCGCCGTGCTGCGCACCGGCATCCGCGCGGCGCTCACCGACGAGCGCGAGCAGGACCGCAGCTCCAACCAGCGCCGCGCGCTGGACCGTCCGGCGCACGTGCGGTCGGCGGCACCGCAGCCGCAGGAGGGGACGACCCTCCTCCACCTGGAGCGTGCGGTGCAGCTGGTGCGCGGCGACGAGGTGCTCGTCACCGGCCCCGGCGGACCCCGCGCCGCCACGGTGCGGAGCATCCAGGGCCACACCCTCGAGGTGGACGGCCTGCACGCCGGTGCCGAGCAGCTGCTGGGGCGGCCCCTCCACCTTTCCGAGCGCCTGCAGCGGGAGCTGGACACCGCCCTCGCCGCACCGGGTGAAGTCCTGCGCGCGGCGGCCGGGTGGGACTCCGCCCGGCTCGGGCGCGCCGCGGCGCCCGCGGCGGCGCTCACGGACGGGCTGGAGGACGACCAGGCGGACTCGCTGCAGCGGTCGCTCGCGAGCAGCCTCCTGCTGGTGCTGGGGCCGCCCGGGACGGGGAAGACCGGCACGATGGCGCGCACCGCCGCCGCCCTGCTCCTCTCCGGCGAGCGCGTGCTGCTGCTGGCGCCCACCCACGCCGCCGTCGACACGGCGCTCGCGCGGATCCGCGGCACGGTGGGCGAGTGCGGGCTCCCGGAGGCCGTGCTCCTGCGCCAGGGCCGGCACGGTCCCCTGTGGCGGGGGCCCTCGCTCCAGGGAGCCCACCGCACGGGGCTCGATGCCGCGCTGGGCGAGCTGGAGCGGCGCGCCGGGCACCTCGGGCGCGAGCGCAACTGGGCCTGGATCCTGGCGGACGCGATCGGCGGCGGCGGGAGCGCCGGCCACCGGGAGCGCCGGGAGCGCCTGGAGCGCCTGGAGCGCCTGGATCGACTGGAAGCCCGCGCCCAGGGCGTGCTCCGCGAAGACCCCGACCGACTGGACGCCCGGGCGCTGCTGCGCGACGCGCGCTCCCTCCGGCAGGCGGCCGCAGCCGCCGCAGCCCCGCCCCGGCTGGTGGGCGCCACCCTGGCCGAAGCGCTCGTCCGCACGCCAGCGGGCCCGTGGGACACGGTGATCGTCGACGAGGCCGCCATGGCCAGCGTGCCCTACGCGCTCTGGGCCGCGTCGCTCGCCCGCCGGCGCCTCCTGCTGTGGGGCGACCCGCACCAGCTCGGGCCCGTCTGCACCGTCGCGGACCCCGCCGCGCGCCGCCTGCTGGGGCGCAGCCTCTTCCACCACCTGGGCTGCGAGCGCGCCAGCGTGGAGGACCCGCGCCGCCCCGTCCTCCGCGTGCAGCACCGGATGGCCCCGGCGATCCGCCGCCTGGTGGCGGGCACGTTCTACGACGGGATGCTGGAGGACGGCGCCACCGTGCGCCGGCAGACGGGCACCGTCCAGGTGATCGACAGCGGCGGGCTGGCCCGCGCCCGCGCCGTCGGAAGCAGCCGGGTCAACGAGGTGCACGCCCGCATGGCGGCGGCCCGCGCCGAGCGCCTCTGGAACGCCGGCACGCGCTCGCTGGCCGTGCTCACGCCGTACCGGGCGCAGGTGGACTGCCTGCGTGCCGCGCTCGCGGAGCGCATCCCCGGGTTCGAGCAGGAGGGCGGCCTGGTGGGCACCGCCCACAGCGCGCAGGGAAGCGAGCACGACGCCGTCGTGGTGGACCTGGTCGCCACCCGGGACAGCCCCGGCCGCTGGCTCGACGAGCGCGCGAACCCGGAAGCGCCGTCGCTCCTCTGCGTTGCGATGTCGCGCGCGCGGACCTCGCTCACGGTCATCGCCGACCGCGCCGCGCTGCCGCCGGGCGGGGTCGCGCAGCGGGCCGTCGCCGCGGCGATGCGGGCCGCCGCCTGACGCCGCGACCGTGCCCGGGAAGTCGGGCCGGGGTAGCACGGAAGAGCGAAAGACCGCCCCGCAGGCGGCTCCCACCTCGACCCCGGGCGCCCCATGTCCGACCCCGCCCCGTCCGCCGGCCGTCGCGCCGGGCACTCCGCGGAGCTTTCCCCGGTGGCCGCGGCCGTGCTCCGTACCATGCGCGAGGAGGTGCGCGCGCAGAGCGGATACCGGAGCCGCATCCTCGCCACCCGCCCCGCGCCGGAGAGCGACCTGGATGCCATGTCCCATCCCGACGCGCACCGCGCCGCGGACCGGATGGACGCCCGGCTCGCCGCCATGGACCCCGTCTCCGCAGCCGGCACGGCACCCGCTCCGGAGAGCTCCACGGACGCCCGCCAAGCGGCTTCCCCGCCGGAGCTGCTGGAGCGCGTCCAGGCGCACCTGCACGCCCAGGCGGCCGACGCCCGCAGGGCCGACGACGCCCTGGAGGCCCGTGCGCACCTGATCCGACCGGCGACGGCCCGGCAGGTGGCTGCAGCCACCGCGGACCCGTCCGTGGCGACGCCGGCGGAGGCGGGGGCGCGTGCGGTCGCCGCGCTGGGCGGCCGGGGCCTTCCCCGGGAGCGGGAGCAGGTAGCGGCCCTGGCCGCGGCGGCGTGGGAGGCGCGGGCCCGGCTCGACCGTCTCACCGATCGCGCGGCGGAGCTGCTGGAGATGCGACGCACGCTGCCGGGCGCCCGCACCACCGCCTACGAGGTGCTGCGGG
This genomic window contains:
- a CDS encoding AAA domain-containing protein, coding for MSEIPTPAVLRTGIRAALTDEREQDRSSNQRRALDRPAHVRSAAPQPQEGTTLLHLERAVQLVRGDEVLVTGPGGPRAATVRSIQGHTLEVDGLHAGAEQLLGRPLHLSERLQRELDTALAAPGEVLRAAAGWDSARLGRAAAPAAALTDGLEDDQADSLQRSLASSLLLVLGPPGTGKTGTMARTAAALLLSGERVLLLAPTHAAVDTALARIRGTVGECGLPEAVLLRQGRHGPLWRGPSLQGAHRTGLDAALGELERRAGHLGRERNWAWILADAIGGGGSAGHRERRERLERLERLDRLEARAQGVLREDPDRLDARALLRDARSLRQAAAAAAAPPRLVGATLAEALVRTPAGPWDTVIVDEAAMASVPYALWAASLARRRLLLWGDPHQLGPVCTVADPAARRLLGRSLFHHLGCERASVEDPRRPVLRVQHRMAPAIRRLVAGTFYDGMLEDGATVRRQTGTVQVIDSGGLARARAVGSSRVNEVHARMAAARAERLWNAGTRSLAVLTPYRAQVDCLRAALAERIPGFEQEGGLVGTAHSAQGSEHDAVVVDLVATRDSPGRWLDERANPEAPSLLCVAMSRARTSLTVIADRAALPPGGVAQRAVAAAMRAAA